ACCATAAAAAATCATATGGTAATCTCCTTCAGGATAATATCGATCATTAATTGTCTGATCGATATATTCTGGAATAAGTTGATGCTTGGCAATTACACGACACTCATAATGCAATCCACATTCCTCAATGATAGGAACATCGACTTTATGCCCCTCTAATGCATGGATATTACAATTTTCAAATTTATCTACATCTCTTCCTGAATGGGTGCCGCAATAGGTGATTTCTTTTTTCAATTTTTGATTCATTGGAATACTCACCGTAAATTCTTTATCCATATCAATGCCTTCATAGCTATATCGGCTAGGACGCACGCCTATAACTAAAACCTGACGCCCCCACATAACACCTGACGTAGCCCATCCAATAGTCATTGTATTGATTTTATCTTGCGTTTTGACGGTTAAAAAGGCGCCTTTTGGAATCTGCTCGAGCAACTCTTTTAAGTGTCTCGTATAAAGTACTTCTTTTCGTTCAATCTTTTCTACTGACATCTAGTCTCCTCCAACATTTTGATTTTTCTATTTTTTTGCATAAAATTTAATACGGTCTCTGCCATCGCTTCTTTTTTGCATATCGTCGTATGTAAAATAGGACGCTTATCAATATCTTTGACCGCTTTGGGTATTTCTACATTTGAAATTGCATATAATTCATGGAGCAAGTCAAAATCATCCATCTTTTCATAACGTTGATCTAAAGCGGACAATGTACTTTTTGTGAATTTATATGGGCTTGCTGTAGATACAATGAGTGTTTTTGTTGTATCCTTTGTTGCATCTATATATGTGTCATATGCTGCCTTTGCCACTGCTGTATGTGGGTCTAGCATGTAGTTTGTCGCTTCAAATTCTTCTTTGATAGCCTGCATCGTCATTGTCTGTGTCGCAAATGCTGGGAAGAAATCTGATAAGTTCGCTTTCATATCTTCAGTAATGGTATAATGTCCTTCCCCTAAAAGGTTGTCCATCAACTGCTGTACCGTTGCTGCATCTTCATCTGCAACTGCATAAAGTAGACGTTCTAAGTTACTAGAAATTAAAATATCCATTGACGGTGAAATCGTCAATAAAAATTCTCTTCGTCGATCATAGTTTCCTGTCGCAAAGAAATCGTATAGAACTTTGTTGTCATTTGATGCGCAAATCAGTTTTTTGATAGGTACACCCATTTCTTTTGCATAATATGCTGCCAATATATTGCCAAAGTTCCCCGTTGGCACGACTACATTCATAGGCTCTCCCAAATCAAGTTCTCTGTCATTTAAAAGACGGCTATAGCTATATACATAATATACTACCTGAGGCAATAAACGTCCAATATTAATTGAATTTGCACTTGAAAGCTGTACACCTAGCGATTCTAAATTTTGATTAAACACTTGATCATTAAAAATAGCTTTCACACCATTTTGTGCATCATCAAAATTACCGTCAATGCCAACAACTAATGTATTGTTGCCTTCGCTGGTGACCATTTGACGCTCTTGAATTTTTGACACACCATTTTTCGGATAAAAAACAATGATTTTTGTTCCTGCCACATCCTGAAAACCTGCTAAAGCAGCTTTTCCTGTATCTCCGGATGTTGCCGTTAAAATAGCAATCTCATTGGTTATTCCTTGCTTTTTTGCTGCAGTTGTCATTAAATAAGGTAAAATTGATAAGGCCATATCTTTAAATGCAATCGTTGATCCATGAAATAATTCCAAATAATAATATCCATCCTTCTTGACAATCGGTGCAATGTCTTTCGTATCAAATTTTTCATCATAGGCACTGTATACACAGTGGGAGACTTCTTCCTCCGTAAAATCTGTCAGAAATTCTCCTAACACATAGCATGCAATTTCTTGATAGGACATCGATTTTAATTCTTCAAAACTTTTTTGAAGTTTTGGAATCGCATTTGGAACAAATAATCCGCCATCATTCGCCAATCCTTTGACAATGGCATATGACGACTCAACATTTTTTTCATTTCCTCGAGTACTATTATATACTATTTTTTTCATCCTGTACCACCTTATATAATTTTAGTTAGAAAGTTTGGGGAAATTATAACATATTCTCCCTTCAAATACAATTGTTTTTCACGCAAAGACAAAAAGTACTGCCTTAGGCAATACTCATGTCTTTATGTTCTTATTTTGCTTTGAAGAATTCTACAACACCATATTTGGTGACAAATTGAAGTTTTGTGTCAAACCACCGCATGTTTTTGGCACTTGTTATATTACGGTTTACAAAGGATAATGCCCCACCGCTATTATCAATGCCTGCCATTGCAATTTCAACAGCTTTTTTAGTTTCACTGGTAATTTTGACATCATAGTAACGCCCGTCTAAGATTGGCGAAAACTGATAAATTTTTCCATTGTTTTGAAAGACCACGCCTTCAATCGTATCTGGATAAGACGTGTCATACATACGGTTAATAATCGCATTGGCGATAATTGTTCGGTTAAATAAATCTTCTGTTCCAACCTCTGCTTCAACAATACGTAATAATACATTATAATCTGTCTCTGATAGTTCCACAGGGTCACGATATTCTATAATCGGTTCGTAGCCAACATACGTCATTCCTTCTAGTAGCTCATCCTCTAAATCCTCAAGCGTTTTTTTATCACTCGTGATTGATTGTGTGGATAATTGCTCTTTTCCACTTTCTTCTTTCATAATAGACAACACTTTTTCATTGCTGGGTGCATCGATGCCTTGTATTGTCGAACGTGAATCTAAACTCATGATGGGATGGCTATAAAGGGTTCGATCTAGCAGCAGAACGATTTCATCCTCATTTTCAACATCCATTTCCAGTTCATCAAGTTCTTTTTCTTTAGAAATGTTTTCTTGTTCTTCTTGGTTTGTGGCACTGTATACATTAACCAGGTAACCATTGGACCCTAAAACGAAAACACTTACAATACAAGCCGTAACGATTACGCAGCCAAAAGTATATATCTTTTTTGATATCGTGTGATTTTTATGAAACAAAAAATCAAACAACTTTTTAAAAAAATTCATATATATCTCCTTTTGAATACTTTTTTACGACTTGGTCATTATACTGAGTTTCATTTTCTAAGTCAATGAAGCCCCTTGCTGTTTAGATGATTTTCTCTTATTTTCAGAATATTCAGTCACAGACTGTAGCACAATGACTATATTTCTCTTTATTTTGTTCGATTTATTAGTTATTTTTTTATATACATTTATTCTTTCATAAAAATCACGAAGAAGAATTTGAGTAATATTTCATTCTAAAATTGTTCTTTTTTCGTGTTTCATGCTATACTTGTTCCTATCAATAGACTATTTTCCCCAAGATAAAGGATGATTATTATGCCAACCGGAGTATATATTACACACAAAAAAAATGGTCAAGAGTATTATCGTGTTTCCATTACATATAAAAACAAACACATCAGCTTAGGTAGCTCCGATTCATACGAACTTGCACATAAACGTTATCTTTTAGCACAGCGAATCCTTCGTAATAGTCACTATCGAATTGATGATTATAATAAAACCAATCAATCGTTAAGCTATGAAAAGTGGGTTATTTTGCATAACTTTAGGGATAACGGGCTTTACTTTAAGACCCCTATCTACCTTCACGAAAAGTATTTTACATATCATCTGTCTCAACACATCATCTTAACTTTTGATGTTGATGATTTGTTTTTTTATGGCTCCCATAAAATTTTTAAACGTGGCAATTATTTTTTCGTCAATGATTTTGGAATGCAATTTAACATTTTATCCCGATTTGGCATTCGCAACCATGCATGTGAAGGAAAAGATTACCTCTTTATCGACAAAAATCCCTATAACTTGAGGTATGACAATATAAACATTATCAATCCATATCATGGCGTTGAAAAGATTCATAAAAATAATCATATACTTTATCGTGCCAAAATCCATGTTAATGGATATATTATTATAGGGTATTTTCACTCTATACACAAAGCCGCTATTGCATATAATAAGGCTGTTGACTTTATGCAACGCTATGTAAGCGAACATAAGAATTATACAAAAAATTATATTGATGCAATTCATGAAGAAGAAATCGAATACTTGTATACCACCATCGTTCTTCCTAAAAATCTATTAAACCTCTCTCCTATATATCAAGAGCTTCAAAGCACTGCAAAAAAAAGCCAGAAACGCTCATAAGAGCGCTTCTGGCCTTTTGTCTATACTGCTTTAACAGTTATTTTTTCACCGTCGTAATCCACCAAAACACTGCTGCCTTCATCGATAATGCTTTTAATGTATAATTCTGCCATTTCATCTTCAATATGTTTTCCAATGGCTCTTCTAAGTGGTCTCGCACCATATTTTTCATCAAAGCCAATCTCCACCAAATAGTCTTTGGCTTCTTCGGTCACTGTCAGATTGATTTTTCTTTCATTAGCAGTAAGGTTAACATCCTTTATCATTACATCAACAATTTCTCGCAAAACAGTTTTTGAAAGGGATTTAAATATAATGGTCTCATCAATACGATTAAGAAACTCAGGTCTAAAGAACTCTTTGAGTGCATTAAGTTCATGCAAGTCCATTGCTTGACTTGTGTCACTATTAAAGCCAATCGTTGCTCCTTTATTCGTTGTTCCTGCATTAGACGTCATGATAATGACCGTGTTTTCAAAATTCACATTGCGCCCTTGACTATCGGTTAATCGACCGTCTTCAAGTATTTGCAACAATAAGTTATATACATCCGGATGTGCCTTTTCAATTTCATCTAGCAAAATGACACAATAGGGTCGTCGTCGAACTTTTTCAGTTAACTGTCCAGCTTGGTCATATCCTACATATCCTGGAGGCGCTCCGATCAATTTAGATACCGTGTGTTTTTCCATAAATTCCGACATATCAAAGCGAATCATCGCTGCCTCATCGCCAAACAGTTCTTCTGCCAAACTTTTTGTAAGTTCGGTCTTACCTACTCCTGTCGGTCCAACAAAAATAAATGAACTTGGTTTAAAGCGCTTCCTAAATCCAGAGCGATTGCGACGTATTGTTCGTGCCAGAATATCTACGGCATGTTCTTGGCCTTTAACTCGTCGCTTTAATCGATTCTCCAAATTAAGTAATTTATATTTTTCTTCTTCTGTAATGCTTTGTACCGGAATTCTTGTCCATGCTTCAATGACATAAGCAATATCTTCTTGTGTAATGGATACACTCTCACACGTCACTTCCAATTGATGGATTTTGTCTGTAAGACGTAATTCTTCAACACGACAATCCGCTGCTTTTTCAAAGTCATCTTGATTTGCCGCCTCTTCTTTTTCGTTAATGACTTTTGTAAGTTGGTTTTTAAGGGCTTCAAGTTCAACGAGCCCTTTATTTTTGAGGTTGGCGCGAGAACCCGCTTCATCAAGAACATCAATTGCCTTATCCGGTAAATAGCGGTCATGGATATAGCGTTTTGACATTTGCACCGCACTTTCGATTATTTCATCAGAAATATGGACTTTATGATAGTCTTCATAATAATCCTTAATACCGAGTATCATCTCGATTGCTTCTTCTTCTGAAGGTTCTTCTACAAGAACCGATTGAAAACGCCGCTCAAGTGCTGTATCCTTCTCAATATGCTTACGATATTCTTCCAGTGTTGTTGCACCGATAATTTGAACATCACCGCGTGCAAGTGCCGGTTTTAAAATATTAGCAGCATTCATTGCACCACTTTCTGCTTCTCCAGCTCCAGTGATATTATGGACTTCATCGATAACAAGAATAATATTGCCACTTGTCTTTGCTTCATTGATAATCGCTTTCATACGCCCTTCAAATTGACCGCGAAACTGAGTTCCTGCAACTAAAGCGGTTAAATCTAACAAGTAAATCTCTGCATCCAGTAATTTTACCGGCACTTGTTTTTCAACTATACGTACCGCTAACCCTTCTGCAATAGCCGTTTTACCTACGCCTGGCTCTCCAATGAGTACCGGATTATTTTTTTGTCGTCGGTTTAAAATTTGAATCACCCGATCGATTTCACGATGCCGTCCAATAATACGATCCACTTCGCCAAGTTTTGCCTTCGCAGTTAAGTTAATACCAAAAGCATCCAAGTTTTTACGTTTGTTTTTGGATGTCTTTTCTTTAACTTTCGTCTGTTTTTTCCCAAATAAGTTGCCAAAATGTTTACTTTCATCAGCTTCCACATCCGAAGCATCATCTTCTGAAAACTTCGCATCTTCAGAAAAATCTTCCCCTTCTTTAGGGTGCATATTTCCCGCAAATGCTCCTAACATCTGGGACATATCTTCTGGTGTTTGTCCATCCGCCATTTGACTCATAAAATTATTAATTGAATCACTAATGTCCGGGTCTTCAAACATCTGCATCATTTGTTGATTTATATTGTCAAATTCTTCCGAACTCATGCCGCTTTGCTGCATCATTTGTTCTATTGGACTAATACCCTGTTTACTAGCACATGGCAAGCAAAGCCCCACACGTTCCGGTTTGTTTTCTGTCATTTTTGTTATAAATACAACAGCTGTATTTTCTTTACATACTGAGCATTTCATACTATCATCTCCATTTACTTTTCATTACAAGTGTATACCTTAAACTATCACACTCAACATGGCTTGTCTATGGGAAAACGCTTAATATAATAAAGTTTTAATAATTCCTTTTCGATATGCTGTGAGCAGGAGTTTTAAATCTTTTATATCATTATATAGCTGCTGACCGATATCTGTATCTCCAACCAGTATCCTCTCTTTGGACGCTTCTACAATAGATAGCGATGAAATCATATCGATTGAATTCTCAAAAGCATCTCTTGCCGAGGTAAACGGTTCATGCGCAGCTAAAAGCATTCCATGTGAATTATAGATTAACGTATAACCTGCAATCCCTGTTACTTCTTGATAAGCTTTAGCCAAGCCTCCATCAATTACTATCAATCGTCCCCCGGATTTTATAGGACTTTCGCCTTCACTCACTTTCACAGGAACATGTCCATTAATGATTCTCGAGTGTTCTGGCGAAAGACAAAAATCATTCAGTATTTTTTTGCACATGGTTTCACTTAATATATGTTCATAATATGGATTTTTCTTTTCACTGTGGGTGCTTTTATCTGAGATAAAAAGACGCTCAAAGGTTTTCATCGCATCTTTTCCAAATAACGATGAATGCCTTCCGGACCAAAGATACCAAAAGATATCCGTCTCATCATTATTCTCACTCTCAAAACGGTTCCCATAAGCTTCTCGTAGCATCAGTTCATACTGATCAAGCAACGCTCGGCCTTTATAGGCTATTCCATCAATCCATACACTGGTATAGCGCCCATCCTCATCTAACGGAATACATCCGTGGAATAATAGATTGTTGTTATAAATCTTATAGATGCTTCCCTTTTCAAATAAAAACGCAACATGTTCTTGAAGGCGAACATTGTTTAAAAAAGACTGTTGTAGTTTTCCCATAATTATTTCTTCATCTTCCGATAATCGGGAAGGATCTTCTTTATCCACGGTTTCAAAAGATTCAATATTAAGACGATATTCACTTTGCCCTAGAACAATCGTTCTTTTATCAAAATCTACGGTAGAAAGCAGACACCGATTCATCATTTGATATTCCGGTCGTCTTTTGGCAATTTGTTCTTCAAGTTTTAAAAGCATAAATGTCGTTGCTTTATTTATTTGCGCTGCCAATATGACTTCGTCTTCCAACAACCCTTCTGTGTTTTTAGGAATAAACTGTTGCTCTACATCAGGAAAATGATACATTGCATATTTGGCTAATGGAAGCAAATTAATTCCATAGGCTTCTTCAAGAAGGTCCAACTGTCCATAACGGGCACTCACCCGAATGACATTCAAGATGCATATCCATGAACCGGACGCTGCCCCCATCCATACAATATCGTGGTTGCCCCATTGAATATCCAATGAATGGTAATTCATGAGTTTATCCATGATGATATCCGGTCTTGGACCCCGATCAAAAATATCTCCAAGAATATGCAAGTGGTCAACAGCTAGACGTTGAATCACCTCACTTATAGCGATAATAAATGCTTTTGCTCGTCCAATTTCAATAATACTTTTTATAATTTGCGAATAATAGTGTTCCTTATCCGGATCATTATCGCGATGATGCAGTAATTCTTCAATAATATATTCAAATTC
This sequence is a window from Vallitaleaceae bacterium 9-2. Protein-coding genes within it:
- the thrC gene encoding threonine synthase, producing MKKIVYNSTRGNEKNVESSYAIVKGLANDGGLFVPNAIPKLQKSFEELKSMSYQEIACYVLGEFLTDFTEEEVSHCVYSAYDEKFDTKDIAPIVKKDGYYYLELFHGSTIAFKDMALSILPYLMTTAAKKQGITNEIAILTATSGDTGKAALAGFQDVAGTKIIVFYPKNGVSKIQERQMVTSEGNNTLVVGIDGNFDDAQNGVKAIFNDQVFNQNLESLGVQLSSANSINIGRLLPQVVYYVYSYSRLLNDRELDLGEPMNVVVPTGNFGNILAAYYAKEMGVPIKKLICASNDNKVLYDFFATGNYDRRREFLLTISPSMDILISSNLERLLYAVADEDAATVQQLMDNLLGEGHYTITEDMKANLSDFFPAFATQTMTMQAIKEEFEATNYMLDPHTAVAKAAYDTYIDATKDTTKTLIVSTASPYKFTKSTLSALDQRYEKMDDFDLLHELYAISNVEIPKAVKDIDKRPILHTTICKKEAMAETVLNFMQKNRKIKMLEETRCQ
- a CDS encoding flavin reductase family protein, with the translated sequence MSVEKIERKEVLYTRHLKELLEQIPKGAFLTVKTQDKINTMTIGWATSGVMWGRQVLVIGVRPSRYSYEGIDMDKEFTVSIPMNQKLKKEITYCGTHSGRDVDKFENCNIHALEGHKVDVPIIEECGLHYECRVIAKHQLIPEYIDQTINDRYYPEGDYHMIFYGEILSSYRID
- a CDS encoding cell wall hydrolase; its protein translation is MNFFKKLFDFLFHKNHTISKKIYTFGCVIVTACIVSVFVLGSNGYLVNVYSATNQEEQENISKEKELDELEMDVENEDEIVLLLDRTLYSHPIMSLDSRSTIQGIDAPSNEKVLSIMKEESGKEQLSTQSITSDKKTLEDLEDELLEGMTYVGYEPIIEYRDPVELSETDYNVLLRIVEAEVGTEDLFNRTIIANAIINRMYDTSYPDTIEGVVFQNNGKIYQFSPILDGRYYDVKITSETKKAVEIAMAGIDNSGGALSFVNRNITSAKNMRWFDTKLQFVTKYGVVEFFKAK
- a CDS encoding fructose-1,6-bisphosphatase, which codes for MKEKKIIDNLKYLKLLSKQFPTVYEASTEIINLEAILNLPKGTEHFLSDIHGEDEAFLHILKSGSGIIRKKVEDVFGSTITNNSKKKLAILIYYPHEVLSKNSELGKLSEAERYDWYEVTLHRLVLVLKEVSSKYTRSKVRKALPKEFEYIIEELLHHRDNDPDKEHYYSQIIKSIIEIGRAKAFIIAISEVIQRLAVDHLHILGDIFDRGPRPDIIMDKLMNYHSLDIQWGNHDIVWMGAASGSWICILNVIRVSARYGQLDLLEEAYGINLLPLAKYAMYHFPDVEQQFIPKNTEGLLEDEVILAAQINKATTFMLLKLEEQIAKRRPEYQMMNRCLLSTVDFDKRTIVLGQSEYRLNIESFETVDKEDPSRLSEDEEIIMGKLQQSFLNNVRLQEHVAFLFEKGSIYKIYNNNLLFHGCIPLDEDGRYTSVWIDGIAYKGRALLDQYELMLREAYGNRFESENNDETDIFWYLWSGRHSSLFGKDAMKTFERLFISDKSTHSEKKNPYYEHILSETMCKKILNDFCLSPEHSRIINGHVPVKVSEGESPIKSGGRLIVIDGGLAKAYQEVTGIAGYTLIYNSHGMLLAAHEPFTSARDAFENSIDMISSLSIVEASKERILVGDTDIGQQLYNDIKDLKLLLTAYRKGIIKTLLY
- a CDS encoding ATP-dependent Clp protease ATP-binding subunit translates to MKCSVCKENTAVVFITKMTENKPERVGLCLPCASKQGISPIEQMMQQSGMSSEEFDNINQQMMQMFEDPDISDSINNFMSQMADGQTPEDMSQMLGAFAGNMHPKEGEDFSEDAKFSEDDASDVEADESKHFGNLFGKKQTKVKEKTSKNKRKNLDAFGINLTAKAKLGEVDRIIGRHREIDRVIQILNRRQKNNPVLIGEPGVGKTAIAEGLAVRIVEKQVPVKLLDAEIYLLDLTALVAGTQFRGQFEGRMKAIINEAKTSGNIILVIDEVHNITGAGEAESGAMNAANILKPALARGDVQIIGATTLEEYRKHIEKDTALERRFQSVLVEEPSEEEAIEMILGIKDYYEDYHKVHISDEIIESAVQMSKRYIHDRYLPDKAIDVLDEAGSRANLKNKGLVELEALKNQLTKVINEKEEAANQDDFEKAADCRVEELRLTDKIHQLEVTCESVSITQEDIAYVIEAWTRIPVQSITEEEKYKLLNLENRLKRRVKGQEHAVDILARTIRRNRSGFRKRFKPSSFIFVGPTGVGKTELTKSLAEELFGDEAAMIRFDMSEFMEKHTVSKLIGAPPGYVGYDQAGQLTEKVRRRPYCVILLDEIEKAHPDVYNLLLQILEDGRLTDSQGRNVNFENTVIIMTSNAGTTNKGATIGFNSDTSQAMDLHELNALKEFFRPEFLNRIDETIIFKSLSKTVLREIVDVMIKDVNLTANERKINLTVTEEAKDYLVEIGFDEKYGARPLRRAIGKHIEDEMAELYIKSIIDEGSSVLVDYDGEKITVKAV